A single region of the Brachypodium distachyon strain Bd21 chromosome 3, Brachypodium_distachyon_v3.0, whole genome shotgun sequence genome encodes:
- the LOC100832571 gene encoding gamma-glutamylcyclotransferase 2-2 isoform X1: protein MVLWVFGYGSLIWNPGFDFDEKILGFIKGHKRTFNLACIDHRGTPKNPARTCTLESEDEAICWGIAYCVKGGLEKEREAMQYLERRECEYDQKISVDFYKDGDSLKPAVTGVLVFVSTPDPVGNKYYLGPAPLEDMARQIATANGPNGNNRDYLFSMEKALSNISHEDDSIIELANEVRKVLSRSEKITGSDISLKSHTPLVHLSALPEGTVVDSR from the exons ATGGTGCTGTGGGTCTTCGGGTATGGCTCCCTGATCTGGAACCCCGGTTTCGATTTCGACGAGAAGATCCTGGGGTTCATCAAGGGCCACAAGCGAACGTTCAACCTCG CTTGCATTGACCATAGAGGCACACCAAAGAATCCGGCGAGGACTTGCACGCTTGAGTCCGAAGATGAAGCCATATGC tgggGAATTGCATATTGTGTCAAAGGTGGTCTAGAAAAAGAGCGAGAGGCAATGCAG TACTTGGAGAGAAGAGAATGTGAGTATGACCAGAAGATTTCAGTTGATTTCTACAAG GATGGAGATTCTCTGAAACCAGCTGTGACGGGTGTATTAGT TTTCGTATCCACTCCTGATCCAGTTGGCAACAAATACTATCTTGGCCCTGCCCCTTTGGAGGATATGGCAAG GCAAATTGCTACAGCCAATGGCCCTAATGGAAATAATAGGGACTACCTGTTCTCAATGGAGAAGGCACTGTCCAACATAA GCCATGAGGATGATTCGATCATTGAGCTTGCAAATGAGGTGAGGAAGGTCCTGAGCAGGTCAGAGAAGATTACCGGCTCCGACATATCACTAAAATCACATACTCCTCTTGTGCACTTGTCTGCCCTTCCAGAGGGCACTGTCGTGGATTCAAGATAG